Proteins co-encoded in one Ralstonia sp. RRA genomic window:
- a CDS encoding amino acid ABC transporter substrate-binding protein produces the protein MLCFKRTLLMAALLPVSLSIFAPGTALASATPVLDRIRDTGIVRVAHRESSVPFSFYDADKKPIGYAMDLCLRVVDKLRTELKRPDLKVQYVMVTSSSRIPTIAEGKADVECGSTTNTRERREKVAFTIPHYIAGSRMIVKTSSGIRKWDDLRGKTVVSTKGTTNITELRKVNDARVLGMNIIEAKDHGEAFAMVEAGKADAFAMDDVLLYGFRANAKNPSDYAVVGDMLTIEPYAIMLSKDDAEFKRMVDRAMTNIILDYEAEKLYKKWFLQPIPPNGAKLDIPMSFLLRDSFKYPSDKVAD, from the coding sequence ATGCTGTGCTTCAAGCGCACGCTGCTGATGGCAGCGCTGCTTCCTGTTTCTCTGTCCATCTTTGCGCCGGGCACTGCCCTGGCCTCCGCCACACCCGTCCTCGACCGCATTCGTGATACCGGCATTGTCCGCGTTGCGCATCGCGAGAGTTCCGTGCCGTTTTCGTTCTACGACGCCGACAAGAAACCCATTGGTTATGCAATGGATCTCTGCCTGCGTGTGGTCGACAAGCTGCGCACCGAACTCAAGCGCCCGGACCTGAAGGTCCAGTACGTGATGGTGACCTCGTCTTCGCGCATCCCGACCATCGCCGAAGGCAAGGCTGATGTCGAATGCGGTTCGACCACCAACACGCGTGAGCGCCGCGAGAAAGTCGCCTTCACCATCCCGCACTACATCGCCGGCAGCCGGATGATCGTCAAAACATCATCGGGCATCCGCAAGTGGGACGATCTGCGCGGCAAGACAGTGGTCTCGACCAAGGGCACCACCAACATCACCGAGTTGCGCAAGGTGAACGACGCGCGCGTGCTGGGCATGAACATCATCGAAGCGAAGGACCACGGCGAGGCCTTCGCCATGGTCGAAGCTGGCAAGGCCGATGCCTTTGCAATGGACGACGTGCTGCTCTACGGCTTTCGTGCCAACGCCAAGAACCCGAGTGACTACGCCGTGGTCGGCGACATGCTGACGATCGAGCCGTACGCGATCATGCTCAGCAAGGACGACGCCGAATTCAAGCGGATGGTCGACCGCGCGATGACCAACATCATCCTCGACTACGAGGCTGAGAAGCTCTACAAGAAGTGGTTCCTGCAGCCGATTCCGCCCAACGGGGCAAAGCTCGATATTCCGATGAGCTTCCTGCTGCGCGATTCGTTCAAGTATCCGAGCGACAAGGTCGCCGACTGA
- a CDS encoding Kdo hydroxylase family protein — protein sequence MGSMQGFAPAQQPVREECAGELAVVAPPAVDMVVPWPVREWAPTVTATEAIAMRAALERGNVLHFPALDFPLSTRERRFLDARWSDGKTKNINLRADEITVRGAVGASADLRDLSTLIRRYADAAERLVLALFPDYGPHLKRAGTSLRPAEIAGRPVSWRKDDTRLHVDAFPSNPLHGQRLLRVFHNIDPDAPRIWRIGEPFAHFAKRFVPKTRGMLPGQAWLMHKLHITKRPRSDYDHRMLQLHDLAKADLQYQRSAPQQTFAFAPGATWVVFSDQALHAAMRGRAMMEQTFYLDPAAIADRTHSPEAVLARLLGKPLR from the coding sequence ATGGGAAGTATGCAGGGGTTTGCGCCGGCTCAGCAGCCGGTCCGCGAAGAATGCGCTGGGGAGTTGGCGGTTGTTGCACCGCCCGCCGTCGACATGGTGGTGCCTTGGCCGGTGCGCGAATGGGCGCCTACCGTTACCGCAACCGAAGCGATTGCCATGCGCGCTGCACTGGAGCGCGGCAACGTGCTGCATTTCCCCGCCCTGGATTTTCCACTGAGCACGCGTGAGCGGCGCTTTCTTGATGCGCGTTGGTCTGACGGCAAGACAAAAAACATCAATCTGCGCGCCGACGAAATCACTGTGCGCGGCGCGGTTGGTGCGTCCGCCGACCTGCGCGATCTTTCCACACTGATCCGCCGCTACGCCGATGCCGCTGAGCGCCTGGTGCTCGCACTGTTTCCCGACTACGGCCCGCACCTCAAGCGCGCCGGCACCTCGCTGCGACCCGCAGAGATTGCCGGGCGCCCGGTGAGCTGGCGCAAGGACGACACACGCCTGCACGTCGATGCCTTTCCGTCGAATCCGTTGCACGGCCAGCGCTTGCTGCGCGTATTCCACAACATCGATCCGGATGCGCCGCGCATCTGGCGCATCGGTGAACCGTTTGCGCACTTCGCTAAGCGCTTCGTGCCAAAAACGCGAGGCATGCTGCCCGGTCAGGCGTGGTTGATGCACAAGCTGCACATCACGAAGCGCCCGCGCTCGGATTACGACCATCGCATGCTGCAGTTACATGACCTTGCTAAAGCCGATCTGCAATACCAGCGCAGCGCACCGCAGCAGACCTTCGCGTTTGCGCCGGGTGCGACGTGGGTGGTGTTCAGCGATCAGGCGCTGCATGCAGCCATGCGCGGCCGCGCGATGATGGAGCAGACCTTTTACCTGGACCCCGCTGCGATTGCCGATCGCACGCACTCGCCGGAAGCTGTGCTCGCACGCCTGCTCGGCAAACCGCTGCGCTAG
- a CDS encoding chloride channel protein, with amino-acid sequence MSDTPSPPSSPFAALRQRVLRALDRKLRQTSRMSRNGLRFSIFLAGAMGVAVFSLVFSWVADTALAWQRALHAHYAWAAVVLLPPGLAALRWLTLRVAPQARGSGIPQVIATQHLPPFGAAQTTLVSFPQALWKIGLTAVALFLGASVGREGPSVQVGAAAMLAWGSWWQHRAGVRVGFHAQALLTAGAAGGLAAAFNTPLAGVVFAIEELGKGASLRWDRLVLAGVLASGFLSLAIVGNNPYFQVHEPILFLREAWPWIVLAALVCGVFGGLFAKLLLGGVTGILPAAIGQRVQQHPVWTAFGCGVVLACIGASTHGDTYGTGYEQAAALLNGHPIETHWFGVSKLAATVASYFAGIPGGIFTPSLAIGAGLGQHLWQLTAGLADERVLVLVSMAAFLAAATQAPITASVIVMEMTRSQNMMFHLLAATLLASFVARQFCPRPFYHAASRTFRREALAVEAASKKAAKA; translated from the coding sequence ATGAGTGATACGCCCTCCCCACCCTCCTCTCCATTTGCCGCCTTGCGTCAGCGCGTGTTGCGCGCCTTGGATCGCAAACTCCGGCAAACCTCGCGCATGTCGCGCAACGGGCTACGGTTCTCGATTTTCCTGGCCGGCGCGATGGGCGTGGCGGTGTTCTCATTGGTGTTCTCGTGGGTGGCGGATACCGCGCTGGCGTGGCAACGCGCCCTGCACGCCCACTACGCTTGGGCTGCCGTTGTGCTATTGCCACCGGGGCTGGCGGCGCTGCGCTGGCTGACGCTGCGTGTGGCACCGCAGGCGCGCGGCAGCGGTATCCCGCAAGTCATCGCCACACAGCATCTGCCGCCGTTCGGGGCAGCGCAAACAACGCTGGTGTCTTTTCCGCAGGCGCTCTGGAAGATCGGGTTGACCGCGGTGGCGCTGTTCCTCGGCGCATCCGTCGGGCGCGAGGGGCCGTCGGTGCAGGTAGGCGCGGCGGCCATGCTGGCCTGGGGGTCCTGGTGGCAGCACCGCGCCGGCGTGCGCGTCGGTTTTCATGCGCAGGCACTGTTGACTGCCGGCGCAGCTGGTGGCTTGGCGGCAGCCTTCAATACGCCGCTGGCTGGCGTGGTCTTCGCCATTGAGGAACTCGGCAAGGGTGCGTCCCTGCGTTGGGACCGCTTGGTGCTGGCGGGCGTGCTGGCCTCGGGTTTCCTATCGTTGGCCATCGTGGGCAACAACCCGTATTTCCAGGTGCACGAGCCCATCCTGTTCCTGCGCGAAGCTTGGCCGTGGATCGTGCTGGCCGCGCTGGTGTGCGGCGTGTTCGGCGGGTTGTTCGCCAAGCTGTTGCTGGGCGGCGTTACGGGAATTCTGCCCGCAGCCATCGGGCAGCGCGTTCAGCAGCATCCGGTATGGACTGCGTTTGGCTGTGGCGTCGTCCTCGCATGCATCGGCGCCAGCACGCACGGCGATACCTACGGCACCGGCTACGAGCAAGCGGCAGCACTACTCAACGGCCACCCGATCGAGACGCACTGGTTTGGCGTGTCCAAGCTGGCCGCGACTGTGGCGTCGTACTTTGCCGGCATTCCAGGCGGCATCTTCACGCCGTCGCTGGCAATTGGCGCGGGACTGGGTCAGCACTTGTGGCAGCTCACCGCAGGCCTTGCCGACGAGCGCGTGCTGGTGCTGGTGTCGATGGCCGCGTTTCTGGCGGCGGCCACGCAGGCGCCCATCACCGCCAGCGTGATCGTCATGGAGATGACGCGCAGCCAGAACATGATGTTCCACCTGCTCGCGGCGACCTTGCTGGCCTCATTCGTGGCGCGGCAATTCTGCCCACGGCCGTTCTATCACGCAGCCTCGCGCACCTTCCGGCGCGAGGCACTGGCCGTGGAAGCAGCTTCCAAAAAGGCTGCAAAGGCCTAG
- a CDS encoding DEAD/DEAH box helicase, giving the protein MTQPQDGSGAIAHAETTTTNTDSLIADAATRASAFAELGLDERIVRALGEVNYTTPTPVQAQAIPAALAGSDLLVTSQTGSGKTAAFMLPAIQRISEQPEPQRPRMDGPPQRMKGRRPRPAPAKPSLLVLTPTRELALQVTTAASQYGRHMRRIVCASILGGMPYPKQLDMLARMPDIIIATPGRLLDHIDSGRIDLSALNMLVFDEADRMLDMGFADDIEAIVGATPATRQMLMFSATMDRRIEQLAERMMRDPQRIEIAAAKVDQSNIEERLHFTDDVSHKQQLLDHLLRDASLKQAIVFTATKRDADSLAERLTETGFAAGALHGDMHQGARNRTLTALRRGHLRILVATDVAARGIDVPDITHVVNFDLPKQAEDYVHRIGRTGRAGRSGIAINLVNHNDTFQWRRIERFVDRRIDASVIEGLEPKRSPKPRTGGPRAGGDRGGYRGNNGGSGYRGQREGYGARQGGNGGNSEGRFQRSFGGDREGFAPRRDDRNGNGGGGYQGQGGQREWNRDDRAPRQSYGQGQQTRGDWQQRPARTQDGNRGFGNSNGGGYGNRDGNREGYGNREGAPRRFGDNNGGSRFGDSNGTGAPRRSYGNRDGNRDSYGSKGRSRDFDR; this is encoded by the coding sequence ATGACGCAGCCTCAAGACGGCAGCGGCGCCATTGCGCACGCTGAAACCACCACTACCAATACCGACAGCCTCATCGCCGACGCCGCTACCCGCGCCAGCGCTTTTGCTGAGCTGGGCCTGGACGAGCGCATCGTCCGCGCGCTGGGCGAAGTGAACTACACCACCCCGACGCCGGTGCAGGCGCAAGCCATTCCGGCCGCCCTGGCAGGCAGCGACCTGCTGGTCACGAGCCAGACCGGCTCGGGCAAGACCGCAGCCTTCATGCTGCCGGCCATCCAACGCATCAGCGAGCAGCCCGAGCCGCAGCGCCCGCGCATGGACGGCCCGCCGCAACGCATGAAGGGCCGCCGCCCCCGCCCGGCCCCGGCCAAGCCGTCGCTGCTGGTGCTCACGCCCACGCGTGAACTCGCCCTGCAGGTGACGACCGCCGCGTCGCAGTACGGCCGCCATATGCGCCGTATCGTCTGCGCGAGCATCCTGGGCGGCATGCCCTACCCGAAGCAGCTCGACATGCTGGCACGCATGCCGGACATCATCATCGCCACGCCGGGCCGCCTGCTCGACCACATTGATTCGGGCCGCATCGACCTGTCGGCGCTGAACATGCTGGTGTTTGATGAAGCTGACCGCATGCTCGACATGGGTTTTGCTGACGACATCGAAGCCATCGTCGGCGCCACGCCGGCTACGCGCCAGATGCTGATGTTCTCGGCCACCATGGACCGCCGCATCGAGCAACTGGCCGAGCGCATGATGCGCGACCCGCAGCGTATTGAAATCGCTGCCGCCAAGGTTGACCAAAGCAACATCGAAGAGCGCCTGCACTTCACCGACGACGTCTCGCACAAGCAGCAACTGCTCGACCACCTGCTGCGCGATGCCTCGCTCAAGCAAGCGATCGTGTTCACGGCAACCAAGCGCGATGCCGACTCGCTGGCCGAGCGTCTGACCGAAACCGGCTTTGCCGCCGGCGCCCTGCACGGCGACATGCACCAAGGCGCGCGTAACCGCACGCTGACGGCACTGCGCCGCGGCCATCTGCGCATTCTGGTGGCCACCGACGTGGCTGCACGCGGCATCGACGTGCCGGACATCACCCACGTGGTCAACTTCGACCTGCCCAAGCAGGCTGAAGACTACGTGCACCGTATCGGCCGTACGGGCCGTGCCGGCCGCAGCGGTATCGCCATCAACCTGGTGAACCACAACGACACGTTCCAATGGCGCCGCATCGAGCGCTTCGTTGACCGCCGCATCGATGCGAGCGTCATCGAAGGCCTGGAGCCGAAGCGCTCGCCGAAGCCGCGCACTGGCGGCCCGCGTGCCGGCGGTGACCGCGGTGGTTACCGTGGCAACAACGGCGGTAGCGGCTATCGCGGCCAGCGTGAAGGCTACGGCGCACGCCAAGGCGGCAATGGCGGTAACAGCGAAGGCCGTTTCCAGCGCAGCTTCGGCGGCGACCGTGAGGGCTTCGCCCCGCGTCGTGATGATCGCAACGGCAATGGTGGCGGTGGCTACCAAGGCCAAGGCGGCCAGCGCGAGTGGAACCGTGACGACCGCGCCCCGCGCCAATCGTACGGCCAAGGCCAGCAAACCCGTGGTGACTGGCAACAGCGACCGGCCCGTACGCAAGACGGCAACCGTGGCTTTGGCAACAGCAACGGCGGTGGCTACGGTAACCGTGACGGCAACCGCGAAGGCTACGGAAACCGCGAAGGCGCCCCGCGTCGCTTCGGCGACAACAACGGTGGCAGCCGCTTTGGCGATAGCAACGGCACCGGCGCGCCGCGCCGCAGCTACGGCAATCGCGACGGCAACCGCGACAGCTACGGCAGCAAGGGCCGCTCGCGCGATTTCGATCGTTGA
- a CDS encoding ergothioneine biosynthesis protein EgtB, with protein sequence MAEFFMLPDPTFIGSLSDWTDGRRLPRQGIAHSLVDARNRTLALLAAFGDTQRGWQIERVPHHAPPLWTLGQLAWFAEFWCLREPRRNGSDTIEDGAGTEWDLARWQATLPAALEGADSFFDMDRLPPDACWELTLPGIATVKQYAHDVLDRVLRKLATLGTDDDAALEPFRWAVFHEDLRAEHLHGLLQVLGLQPAGQPPLAAVAVPAAQTLSLPGGHFQMGWPDADGFFFDNECPPYRTYVPAFEIDAQPVTNAQYLEFIEDRGYDHPQWWSPTGMEWLMMQERSAPLGWQRDPATRTWQALRYGQARTLNRDEPVRHVSLYEAQAWCRWAGRRLPTEDEWEMAAVQGRAGFHWGQVWEWTASPFEPYPDFVPGVPRGRVAGLSAPHFMTMQTVRGAAAHTPQRAHHPRFRGFLLPERDDIFVGFRTCAL encoded by the coding sequence ATGGCTGAATTCTTCATGCTCCCCGATCCGACCTTCATCGGATCGCTTTCCGACTGGACCGATGGCCGTCGCCTGCCGCGTCAGGGCATCGCGCACAGCCTGGTGGATGCGCGCAATCGCACGCTGGCGCTGCTCGCCGCGTTTGGTGATACGCAGCGCGGCTGGCAGATCGAACGCGTGCCGCATCACGCGCCGCCGCTCTGGACGTTGGGTCAGCTCGCCTGGTTTGCCGAGTTCTGGTGCCTGCGCGAGCCGCGCCGCAATGGCAGCGACACCATCGAAGACGGCGCCGGTACCGAATGGGATCTTGCGCGCTGGCAGGCCACGCTGCCCGCTGCGCTCGAAGGCGCCGACAGCTTCTTCGACATGGACCGCCTGCCGCCGGATGCCTGTTGGGAGCTGACGTTGCCCGGTATCGCCACCGTCAAGCAATACGCGCACGATGTGCTCGACCGCGTGCTGCGCAAGCTGGCCACGCTTGGCACTGATGACGATGCGGCGCTCGAACCGTTCCGCTGGGCCGTCTTTCATGAAGATCTGCGCGCCGAACACCTGCATGGCCTGCTGCAGGTGCTGGGCCTGCAACCGGCTGGGCAGCCGCCGCTGGCGGCCGTGGCTGTACCGGCAGCCCAGACGCTGTCCTTGCCTGGGGGGCACTTCCAGATGGGTTGGCCGGATGCCGATGGGTTCTTCTTCGACAACGAGTGCCCGCCTTACCGCACCTATGTGCCCGCCTTCGAGATCGACGCGCAGCCGGTGACCAACGCTCAGTACCTGGAGTTCATTGAGGATCGGGGCTACGACCATCCGCAGTGGTGGTCACCTACCGGCATGGAGTGGCTGATGATGCAGGAGCGTTCCGCGCCGCTCGGTTGGCAGCGCGACCCTGCCACGCGCACATGGCAGGCGTTGCGCTACGGTCAGGCCCGTACGCTCAACCGCGACGAGCCTGTGCGCCACGTGAGTCTGTATGAAGCGCAGGCATGGTGCCGCTGGGCCGGCCGTCGCCTGCCGACTGAAGACGAGTGGGAAATGGCTGCCGTGCAGGGCCGGGCCGGTTTCCACTGGGGGCAGGTGTGGGAATGGACGGCATCGCCGTTCGAGCCGTATCCGGACTTTGTGCCGGGTGTACCGCGTGGCCGTGTTGCAGGTCTGTCGGCGCCGCATTTCATGACGATGCAGACGGTGCGCGGCGCAGCCGCCCACACGCCGCAACGGGCGCATCATCCGCGCTTCCGGGGTTTCCTGCTGCCGGAGCGCGACGACATCTTTGTCGGCTTCCGCACGTGCGCACTGTGA
- the egtD gene encoding L-histidine N(alpha)-methyltransferase, whose protein sequence is MQATKPSADAYARRALARLVQPQPKPTIDAIGAGLTFYQLFAEDDAALRAEAEAGLLASAASVSPKFFYDALGSRLFEAITDLPEYYPTRTEAAIFSLHAAEIALRVGRGATLIDLGAGNCEKAARLFRTLAPSRYVAIDISADFLRDTLRALARQHPQLPMVGIGADLCAPLVLPDAVGDGRRVWFYPGSSLGNFTPDDARAFLTRLREASAPGDSVLIGIDLIKDARRLEAAYDDPLGVTAAFNLNVLRNLNRLLGANFDVRDWRHLALYRTDAHRIEMHLEARCDVTVRWGNQARAFAVGERVHTENSVKYDLPRLQGLFADAGFEDLHAWTDAGEDFAVCHASVSR, encoded by the coding sequence ATGCAGGCCACCAAGCCATCCGCCGATGCCTACGCCCGCCGCGCGCTGGCGCGTCTGGTCCAGCCGCAGCCCAAGCCAACCATCGACGCCATCGGTGCGGGCCTGACGTTCTACCAGCTCTTTGCGGAAGACGATGCAGCCCTGCGTGCCGAGGCAGAAGCCGGTTTGCTGGCATCCGCCGCCAGCGTCAGCCCGAAGTTCTTCTACGATGCGCTCGGCTCCCGTCTGTTCGAGGCGATTACCGATCTGCCCGAGTACTACCCAACCCGCACTGAAGCCGCCATCTTCAGCCTGCACGCTGCGGAAATCGCCCTGCGCGTCGGGCGTGGCGCCACGCTCATTGATCTGGGCGCCGGCAACTGCGAGAAGGCCGCGCGCCTGTTCCGCACGTTGGCACCGTCGCGCTATGTGGCCATCGACATCTCCGCGGATTTTCTGCGCGATACGCTGCGCGCCTTGGCACGGCAGCATCCGCAGCTTCCCATGGTTGGGATCGGCGCTGACCTTTGCGCGCCGCTCGTATTGCCCGATGCCGTGGGCGATGGGCGCCGAGTGTGGTTCTATCCCGGATCGAGCCTGGGCAATTTCACGCCTGACGATGCGCGGGCCTTCCTCACGCGCCTGCGCGAGGCCTCAGCCCCCGGTGACAGCGTGCTGATCGGTATCGACCTCATCAAGGACGCACGCCGGCTCGAGGCTGCCTACGACGATCCGCTGGGTGTGACGGCGGCGTTCAACCTGAACGTGCTGCGCAATCTGAACCGCCTGCTGGGCGCGAATTTCGACGTGCGGGATTGGCGCCACCTCGCGCTGTATCGCACGGATGCGCACCGCATCGAGATGCATCTCGAAGCCCGCTGCGATGTGACGGTTCGCTGGGGCAATCAGGCGCGCGCGTTTGCTGTTGGCGAGCGTGTGCACACGGAAAACTCCGTCAAATACGATCTGCCGCGCCTGCAGGGTCTGTTTGCCGACGCGGGCTTTGAAGACCTGCACGCGTGGACCGATGCGGGCGAGGATTTCGCTGTCTGCCACGCCAGCGTCAGCCGCTAG
- a CDS encoding TerC family protein: MEWLSDIFTMQFAAALASIIVIDLVLAGDNAILIALAARNLPPELQKRAILWGAAGAIVVRALMTLAVVWLLKIPGLMLVGGLALVWIAWKLLADDGPGGDEHGAGSTTLMGAMKTIIIADAVMGIDNVLAIAGASHGSFLLVVLGLLISVPVVVWGSGVVLRLIERFPVIIYGGAAVLAYTAAHMIVAEPVLRPFLAEQQPLVWAVYAVVFVIVLGGGWMVQRRRQQPA, encoded by the coding sequence ATGGAATGGTTGTCTGACATTTTCACCATGCAGTTTGCGGCCGCGCTGGCATCGATCATCGTGATCGACCTTGTGCTGGCAGGCGATAACGCCATCCTCATCGCGCTGGCCGCGCGCAACCTGCCGCCTGAGCTGCAGAAGAGAGCCATCCTGTGGGGTGCGGCGGGCGCCATCGTCGTGCGGGCGCTGATGACGCTCGCGGTGGTGTGGCTGCTGAAGATCCCGGGCCTGATGCTGGTGGGCGGTCTGGCGCTGGTGTGGATTGCGTGGAAACTGCTGGCTGACGATGGCCCAGGTGGTGACGAACACGGCGCCGGCAGCACCACGCTGATGGGCGCAATGAAGACCATCATCATCGCCGATGCGGTGATGGGCATCGACAACGTGCTCGCCATTGCCGGCGCCTCGCATGGCAGCTTCCTGCTGGTGGTGTTGGGCCTGCTGATCAGCGTGCCCGTGGTGGTGTGGGGCAGCGGTGTGGTGCTGCGCCTGATCGAGCGCTTCCCGGTCATCATCTACGGCGGTGCTGCGGTGCTGGCTTATACGGCCGCGCACATGATCGTGGCCGAGCCGGTCCTCAGGCCCTTCCTTGCAGAACAACAACCGCTGGTGTGGGCTGTATATGCTGTGGTGTTCGTGATCGTGCTGGGCGGCGGCTGGATGGTGCAGCGCCGCCGCCAGCAGCCGGCTTAA
- a CDS encoding threonine dehydratase, giving the protein MSPTTTAASLNRAAELRRLRAAADVVHAVIPPTPQYCWPLLSQAVGAAVWVKHENHTEVGAFKVRGGLTYLHALRQREPELRGVISATRGNHGQSIALAAGQSGMTATVVVPHGNSVEKNASMRALGAELIEAGDDFQASRELAAELAVVRGLHYVPSYHEDLVAGVASYWLEFFEAVSLDVVYVPIGMGSGICSAVAVRDALGLSTRIVGVVSAHARCYEHSFASGAVVSAPVTTLLADGLACRTPDAKALEVIRAGVGEIVAVTDEEVAEAIRLYFSTTHNVAEGAAAAALAAAWQQRTQIAGLRVGLPLTGGNIDRALLARVLAGQSIEA; this is encoded by the coding sequence ATGTCGCCCACAACCACCGCCGCTTCGCTCAACCGTGCTGCCGAACTGCGCCGTCTGCGCGCGGCCGCTGACGTCGTCCACGCGGTGATTCCGCCGACGCCGCAATACTGTTGGCCGCTGCTCTCGCAAGCTGTGGGCGCAGCGGTGTGGGTGAAGCATGAGAACCACACAGAAGTGGGCGCCTTCAAGGTGCGCGGTGGGCTGACGTATCTGCATGCTCTGCGCCAGCGCGAGCCGGAGTTGCGCGGTGTGATCTCAGCAACGCGTGGTAACCACGGTCAGTCGATCGCACTGGCAGCGGGCCAGAGTGGCATGACGGCGACTGTTGTCGTGCCGCACGGCAACAGCGTGGAAAAGAACGCCTCCATGCGCGCGCTCGGCGCTGAATTGATCGAGGCGGGGGACGATTTCCAGGCGAGCCGTGAGTTGGCCGCCGAATTGGCCGTCGTGCGTGGTTTGCACTACGTGCCTTCGTATCACGAGGATCTGGTCGCCGGGGTGGCGAGCTACTGGCTGGAATTCTTCGAGGCGGTGTCGCTGGATGTGGTCTATGTGCCGATCGGCATGGGTTCGGGTATCTGCTCGGCGGTGGCTGTACGCGATGCACTGGGGTTGTCCACTCGCATTGTCGGCGTTGTGTCCGCACATGCACGTTGCTACGAGCACTCGTTTGCCAGCGGTGCGGTCGTGTCGGCACCGGTGACGACGCTGCTGGCTGATGGCTTGGCGTGCCGCACGCCGGACGCGAAGGCGTTGGAGGTGATCCGCGCGGGCGTCGGCGAGATCGTCGCGGTGACGGATGAGGAGGTGGCGGAAGCGATTCGCCTGTATTTCTCGACCACGCACAACGTGGCGGAAGGCGCCGCTGCCGCGGCCTTGGCGGCCGCATGGCAGCAGCGAACGCAGATTGCCGGCTTGCGCGTTGGCTTGCCGCTGACCGGCGGCAATATCGACCGCGCCTTGCTGGCGCGGGTTCTCGCCGGTCAGTCGATTGAGGCTTAA
- a CDS encoding thymidylate synthase, with protein sequence MKPYLDLMRHVYEHGTDKADRTGTGTRSVFGHQMRFNLQDGFPLVTTKKVHIKSIVYELLWFLQGSTNVRWLQDNGVTIWDEWADADGELGPVYGSQWRSWPTPNGEHIDQIAELIAQIKRNPDSRRLIVSAWNVADIPRMKLPPCHAFFQFYVADGKLSCQLYQRSADIFLGVPFNIASYALLVHMVAQQTGLDVGDFVWTGGDCHLYNNHFEQVETQLAREPLPLPKLHIKRKPESIFDYQYEDFEIVGYESHPAIKAPVAV encoded by the coding sequence ATGAAGCCCTATCTCGACCTGATGCGCCATGTCTACGAACATGGCACCGACAAAGCCGATCGCACCGGCACCGGCACGCGCTCCGTGTTCGGCCACCAGATGCGCTTCAACCTGCAGGACGGCTTTCCGCTGGTGACGACCAAGAAGGTCCACATCAAGTCCATCGTCTATGAACTGCTGTGGTTCCTCCAGGGCTCGACCAACGTGCGCTGGCTGCAGGACAACGGCGTGACGATCTGGGACGAATGGGCCGACGCCGATGGCGAACTGGGCCCCGTCTACGGCTCCCAATGGCGCTCCTGGCCGACGCCCAACGGCGAACACATCGACCAGATCGCCGAGCTGATCGCGCAGATCAAGCGCAACCCCGATTCACGCCGGCTGATCGTCTCGGCCTGGAACGTGGCCGACATCCCGCGCATGAAGCTGCCGCCCTGCCACGCGTTCTTCCAGTTCTATGTGGCCGACGGCAAGCTGTCGTGCCAGCTCTACCAGCGCAGTGCCGACATCTTCCTCGGCGTGCCGTTCAACATCGCCAGCTACGCGCTGCTCGTGCACATGGTGGCGCAGCAGACCGGCCTGGATGTGGGTGACTTTGTCTGGACGGGCGGCGACTGCCACCTCTACAACAACCACTTCGAACAGGTGGAGACGCAACTCGCGCGCGAGCCGCTTCCGCTGCCGAAGCTGCACATCAAGCGCAAGCCGGAGAGCATCTTCGATTACCAGTACGAAGACTTCGAAATCGTCGGCTACGAAAGCCATCCCGCGATTAAGGCACCCGTAGCCGTATGA
- a CDS encoding dihydrofolate reductase: MTILTLIVARARNGVIGRDNTLPWRLPEDLAHFKRTTMGAPIVMGRKTYDSIGRPLPGRRNIVVTRNAKLELPGCEIAYSLEDAQRLCVGVEQIFLIGGAQLYADALPSADRLIVTEIDADFEGDAHFPAPDPKVWHEVARETHHAAAPNDFDYAFVTYERPPSDDQ; encoded by the coding sequence ATGACCATCCTCACGCTTATCGTCGCGCGCGCCCGCAACGGCGTGATCGGCCGCGACAACACGTTGCCCTGGCGCCTGCCCGAAGACCTCGCTCACTTCAAGCGCACCACCATGGGCGCGCCCATCGTGATGGGCCGCAAGACGTACGACTCGATCGGCCGACCGCTGCCGGGTCGTCGCAATATCGTCGTCACGCGCAATGCCAAGCTGGAGCTGCCGGGCTGCGAGATTGCGTATTCGCTGGAAGATGCACAGCGCCTGTGCGTGGGCGTCGAGCAGATCTTCCTGATCGGTGGCGCGCAGCTGTATGCGGATGCATTGCCGAGCGCAGATCGCCTGATCGTCACCGAGATCGACGCGGACTTCGAAGGCGATGCGCACTTTCCGGCGCCGGACCCGAAAGTCTGGCACGAGGTTGCACGCGAGACGCACCACGCGGCCGCGCCCAACGATTTCGACTACGCCTTCGTCACGTACGAACGGCCGCCTTCGGACGATCAGTAA